The sequence CAAAGTAGCCACATTGTGATTCTAGAGCTTAATGAATCGACCAATGTGGTTGAAGACGCTAAATCCTTTGCCAGTAAACTACCCACGCATAAAGGGGTGGTTGTGATTGGTAAAGAGGATGCGATTTCTACGCTTCGTTCGCTTAAAGACATGGGTTTTTACTACGTGTTCTGGCCAGTGAATAAGCAGGAATTTGCTGACTTCTTAAACCACGTAAGTAAGAACCTTAAGACTTTCTCTGGTGTGAGCCAAAAACGCAAAGCGAAGCGAGTGGCGATTGTCGGTTCAAAAGGCGGCGTGGGCGCATCGTTTTTAGCAACTGAGTTGAGTTCACTATTGTCGACTCAAGGCTCGGATACGATTCTCGTCGATCATCAATATGCGGATACCAACATTGATGTCTTGCTCGGCCTAAAAGACTTTAAGCCGAGAACCATCGATGAGTTCACTGCGCCATTGCATGAAATGGATGAAGAAGGGGCGTTGAGTTACCTAATCAATGCTCGCAAGAACTTACGTCTGTTAGCGATTGATGGCGACATGAGTCAAATCGATGTTCTTAATTACAACCAAACCTTGTGTGAGCTGTTAGCGCGCAACACCAATTTCATTATTGAAGACTTTTCTGGTGGCGTGGATTTCAAAGTTGAACCTCAACTCTTGGTAGAAAACTTCGACGTGGTTGTGCTGGTGTTGGACGCGTCAGTCTCTTCAGTAAGAAGTGCAAAACGACTGTATGAAAAAGTCTCCAACTTACAGCTTTCGCTATCGTCGCGTACTCGCCTGATTACCGTGGTGAACTACCATCGCCCGGAAAGTGCCTACGTCTTACAAAAGCCCGATCTGATTAAGTATTTAGGCACCAATGTTGACCTCGAAGTCGATTACTGCAAAGCGTTAGCGCACATCATTATCGATGGTAAACGCGGCCATAAGCACGACCGTCACATTAGTCGTTCTATGGAACAACTGGTGAAGCTGATTAATGGTCAGCCGATGGATCAGAAGGGTATGAATTCTTGGTTGAAAAAGGTGCGTGCTAAATGAGTTCTAACAAAGACTTATACCTCGCGTTTCGTGGCCAGATTTTTGAAGCCCTAGATGCAGAAGCGGTTCAGAAAATGAGCCGTCGAGACCTTGAATCGCAGATACAAGCGGCGGTTGATTTGTTGGCGAATAGCTACCAAAGACCGATCACCTCGATGATGAAGTCAGGCTTGGTGAAAAGCCTGATTGATGAACTGTTTGGTTTGGGACCTTTACAGCCCTTGGTCGAAGACCAGTCTATTTCCGATATCATGGTGAACGGGCCCAACAACATCTTTTTCGAACGACACGGCAAGGTGAAAAAGTCCGAAGTCTCGTTTGTAAATGAAGAGCAGTTGTTAGCCATTGCTAAGCGTATTGCCTCACGTGTCGGAAGACGTGTCGATGAACTTTCACCGACAGTCGACGCCAGGTTAGAAGACGGCAGCCGTGTGAACATCGTGATTCCTCCCATTTCGTTGGATGGTACTTCGATCTCTATTCGTAAGTTCAGAGAGCAGAACATCGGCTTTGAAGATTTGATTGGCTTCGGGTCTATGTCTCCAGATATGGCGAGAGTGCTGATGATCGCTTCACGCTGTCGCATCAATGTGTTGATTTCTGGCGGTACCGGCTCAGGTAAAACCACATTGCTTAACGCGCTATCTCAATACATCGCAGAAGATGAACGTATCGTTACCATTGAAGATGCGGCTGAACTGCGTCTGCAACAACCCAATTTAGTTCGACTGGAAACGCGAACCTCAAGTGTTGAACAAACTGGGGCAGTGACTCAACGTGAGTTGGTAATCAATGCACTTCGTATGCGTCCAGACCGTATTATCCTCGGGGAGTGTCGTGGCTCTGAAGCGTTCGAAATGCTGCAAGCCATGAATACCGGACACGATGGGTCGATGTCTACGTTGCACGCCAATACCCCGCGCGATGCCATTGCTCGTGTTGAATCGATGGTGATGATGGCGAACCTAAATCAGCCTCTGGATGCGATTAGAAGAACGATCGTGAGTGCCGTTCAAATGATTGTTCAGGTTAACAGGCTGCGCGATGGGTCTCGCAAGATCACAAGCATCTCGGAAATCGTCGGCCTAGAAGGCGACAGCGTGGTGATGGAAGAGATTTATCGTTTTCGTTATGACGACGCGCACTACGGAGAAACCGTTAAAGGCGAATTTGTCACCGACGGCATTATGCAGCGATCTGAGCTTGTGAAAAAAGCGCAATTCTTCGGGCTCTACGAAGAGCTGAAAGCATCGTTTAAGGGGGCCTAGCATGCTTTGGCTTTCGTTAATCCTCTTTGCGTTTGTGTTGCTTTTGATCCGAGATTCAAAGGTAAAAAAGGTCAATCAGTTTTTCAATATTGAAGAAGTAGAAGCTGAAAACTTCAATGCCATTAACGTCAAGTCATTGGTACGTAAGCAAAACTGGCAAAAACTCAAAGAGTCTGTGTCACCCACCTTGATGGTGTTAGGTCCACGCTCTTCTTTATACATCGCGCTCTATATTACGGGTAGCATCATCGCATCTTGGTACATCGTTGTTGAGTTGTTATCAATCACTAATACGTGGTTTGTACTGGGTTCATCTATGGTGTTTACCCTTTGCGGTTATCGATTCCTGGTCACAAGAAGACGTCGAGAATTTGAGAATACGTTCCCTGATGCGCTGAACATTCTAATGAGTGCGGTAACGGCCGGTGACAGCTTAATGCAAGCTATCGGTTATGTAGGCGATGTGATGCACAACCCAATTGGTCGTGAATTTAAGTTAATGGGTGACCGACTGAAATTGGGTGAGTCTCCAGAAGTGGTGCTTAAACGTTCGTGCAAAAACTATCCTTATCCGGAATTTCTTTTCTTTACCGTGACGATCAGAGCGAATATCGCGCGAGGCGGGCAACTCAAAGGTGTGTTAGCCCGGTTGATCCGAGTGCTGGTGGATTCTCGAACACTAGAGAAAAAGAAGATGGCGATGACTTCGGAAGCTCGAATCTCTGCCAAAATTGTTGCCGCGATACCTTTGATTTTTATGCTCATTCTTAACTACGTTAATCCAGATAATGTGGAGTTTGTTCTCTACGACCCTGAGGGAAGGCTGGTGCTGTTTTACGTATTGGGTAGTGAGCTTTTCGGTTTATTCCTTGTTTGGTTATTAGTAAGAGGGGTACGCGCATGATGTTACTGGCTTCCCTTATTGTGTTGTTTTTTTCGTTACTGTTTTTGATTGTTGATTCGATTCGTAAAGAGCAACGACATAAGAAGGTTGCGCTCTATATCGGGGATAATTCAGCTCGTGCGCCTTCGCGCGTAAATCGCTTTTTTGTTCGTTTTGGTAAAGAACACCGACAAGAACTCGAGCAAAAAATGATTGAGGCGGGTTATTACAACACGGATTGGGCCAAATTCTATTTTCCGGCCAAGTTGTTGGTATTAGCGTTGGTTTCAGGCTTGGTATTGTTAGGGGACATGACATCAACCAACAAACTGATCGTGGTTATTTTCTCGTTGATCGGCGTCATTGTCGTCCCAGATACCATGCTTCAAATGCGCCGAAAGATGTTGATCAGCCGAACCTCAGCTCAACTGCCATATTTGCTCGACATGATGTCGGTATGCGTTCAAACCGGCATGACGATTGAAGCGGCGTTGGTTTATTTGGGCAAAGAGCTGGCTGAATTTGACTCAGATCTTTGCTACCAGATTAAGCGCACATCCGATTCTGCGAAAATACACGGTTTAGAAAAGGCGCTCAATGATCTGAGTGAACGTATCCCAACGCCTCCAGTACGAAGCTTTGTACTGACCATCATTCAAAACCTGCAATACGGTACATCCGTTGCTCAGGTGCTAAGTGATCTCGCAGAGGACATGCGAAAAGTCCAAATTCTTACGGTCGAGGAAAAGGTAGGTAAGCTCTCCGCGAAGATGAGTGTCCCTTTGATCCTTTTCATCATGTTTCCGATCGTTATCTTGATTCTCGCGCCGAGCATCATGCAAATGACATTGAATATATAGGGAGACGACGAGTGATTGGAAAACGTTTTTGTCTCATTTTGTTGTCGATGAGTGTGTTGGCGGGCTGTCAATCGGCCCCTTCACCACAAGACCTGCAGCTTGGCAACGTGACTAGCATGGAAAAAGTGAAGAACTATGACGGCTTGATTAGTTATTACAAATCCGAGCTAGAGCAAGGCTCCGAAGACCCAGAGGTAAAAGAGAAACTGGCATGGGCATATTTTCATAAAGGAGATATCGAGTCGGCAGACTTCTATGTTCAACATTTGCAACAAGAGGGGTTTGAAAACCCCAACTTGTACCAATTAGAAGGGCAAGTGTTTGATGCAAGAAATGACGTTGAAAGCGCCATTGCTGCTTATATGGCTTCAGTAGATGCGGGGAATACCACGGGTCAAATTCACGTTTTACTCGGTGTGTCATATACCAAAGTTGGAAGATTTAATGAAGCTTACCAAGAGCTCAACCGAGCCCGTTTACGTGGTTATGATGATGTCGTTGTTAAGAACAACATTGCGATGATTCAAATGGCCAATGGCGAGTACCAACAGGCAATCGAAACGTTAGCTCCGGTTTTAAAAGAAGACCCTGCGAATAAGATCGTTAAAGCGAACCTAGCTATCGCACTAATGAAAACTCAGCAAATCGATTCAGCCAAAAAGCTACTCAAAGGCGACTTCTCTGCAGAAGAGATCCAGAGCATCGCCGCTGAATTAACTCAATTAGGAGTTAATGATGAAGCGTCTTAATAGACAGAAGGGCGTGACGGCGATTGAGTTTGTGTTGGGTGCGCTTGTTCTGTTTTTCGCCACCTTTGCGATCTTCGAATCAAGTTACCAAATCTACGTTGTGAACATGACCGAGTATTCGCTGAGAGAAACCATCAGGAATACCAAAATATATGAAGGCGAAGGGATCAACGAGCAGTACGAAACTAAGTTCAAATCACTAATCGAAGATGATGACAATCTATGGAGCTTCTTAATTGATAGCTCAAGGTTTTCTATCGAAGGTCAGTACTTCAAAACCTATGACGATTTCATCGCGAACAGGGGACACTCTGATCAAGGCTTGAACTTCAATTACGACTTAGCCGAGATCACGGTGACGTACCGCTATACCCCAGTTATTAAACTGGCCGGTGCTGCGGATAGGGATATTTCAAGCACTATGGTTTTGAACTTAGAACACGAGGGGTGGGAAGATGATGCGCCGTAAACAACGTGTGTCTTACGCGATTCGCCAGCAAGGTTCATTTACCGTTGAATTGCTGTTCATTCTTGTGGCCTTGTGGGGTGTTTATCTGTTTGGCGCAGACTTGAGCCATCAGCTACTCATGCGTGCCAAGCTCGATCGGTCCAGCTTTGCTTTAGTCAATGTGATCAAAGAGCGTACTCGTTACTTTGAAGCCGACGTGCTGGCAGGACAAAACCTACCCGTAACTAATTCAGAGTTAGAAGACATGGCTAAAGTGGCAAGTCGAATGCTCAATACACCAGTCGATAACGTGGCGATCAAGATAGAGTCATTGACCAATAAAGTTAATGTCGCTGAATTCTCAACCAGTAAGTACCGAAGCTTAAATTGCCAAACCGATTCGATTCTCGAGCATGCAGATCTAGCTCCGATAGAAAAGGGCGTTGTCTATCCATTGTACCGAATCAGTCTTTGTGAAGAGCAAAGTTCTTGGTTCAAGCCCTTCTTCAACAGTGGTACCAGCACCACGGTTAAGATTGGATCTTCTTCAATCATGCCTGGGAGATAATGAAATGAAAATGCAGCACGATCGTTATATCAATCGCCAGCATCTCAGTCTCCACAGACAGCAAGGGGTTGCCGCGGTGTGGATGGGCTTATTGCTTGTTCCAATCATGGGCATGACCTTTTGGGCGGTTGAAGGCACACGTTATGTACAAGAGACCAGTCGATTACGAGATTCAGCAGAGGCCGCTGCCATAGCGGTGACGATTGAAGATCAACCGGATCAGGCTCGTGGGTTAGCGACCAAGTATGTCGAAAACTACGTGCGAGACATCAAATCAACCAACCTCTCAGCAGACCGATTTCACCAAGCGGAAGACGAGGGCACTGGGGTTCTGGAATACATCCAATACACAGTGAATGCCAAGACGACACATGACTCTTGGTTCGCGAGTAGCTTTATCCCTTCGTTTGACCAGCAGCAAGACTTAGCGGGACGCTCGTTAGCGAGGAAGTACCCTGTTTATCTTGGTGACAACAACATCGATATAGTTTTTGTGTCGGACTTTTCCGGTTCAATGAACGACAGATGGGGCTCAAGTCGACACATAAAAATCGACGATCTAAAGACAGCCATCGATGAAATATCCAGCAAAATTCTTTGCACATCGATTAAACAGGACTATGTCGATGGAGAGTGGAAATACGTTTGTGACGAACCGGGAGAAGATACAACCGGAGACAGGCTGCTTAACCGAGTTGGCTTTGTGCCTTTTAACGTCCGAACGAGGGAAATCGTCTCGGGTAATAAAGCTAATGCGACCAGCCAGCTGAGCTACAAAGATAACTATAAAACGAACGTATCACCTTATTCCTACAACGATGTTAACTGGGATTACTGGCGCACGTATACCCAGAATCAGGTGCTTAATTGCGCTAGTTGGCAGTCATATTGTTCAAATCCAAAATCGGATAATCAAAAGTACGCCAAACGGATAAGGGATGTCATCAATGCAGATCGATACGCCGTTGCTGATGTCTACAACTACGTTGATTTTCCGAGTTCGGTATCGACGATGTTTACTGACAAGTCGGGGTTACAGCCTGATTTCTATGATGTGAGTGGAACTCGTCTATTTAACGCGCATGGTTCTTCAAACTCATCACAGTTTTCCAACATTCGCCTATCGAACAAGCTCTCAGACTTGAACCCGATTAACTCGATGTGGGCAGACGGTGGTACTGCAGCTTTTCAAGGTATTTTGAGAGGTTCTCAGGTGCTCCATGACGGTGACCCGAACAGTTCCGACCAAGAAGAACAGCAAGTCTACAACAAGAAAATCAAGATGCTGCTGATCTTAAGTGACGGGCAGGAGAGCCCTGATAACGGCATCCTCAGAGGGTTAGTCGACAGAGGCATGTGTGACAAAGCAAGAGAGGAAATACCAGGCTTATACATAGGTGTCATTGGTATTGATTTTCGAGCATCCCAGCAGAGTGGTTTTCAAGACTGCGTTGTCGACCCAAATGAAGACATCATCGATGTATCTAACCTAGATGAATTGATTGAAAAGATAGAAGAACTCATCCGTAAAGGCTCAAAAACAAGCGGAATCACTAAGTTGTACTAGAGGAAAATATGAAAAAGTTAATGATCAGTTCAATCGTTATATCGACATTGCAATTTAGTTTTATCGCTCATGCAGAAGAAGGTATCAGCGTTTATTGCAACACTGCGTTCAGTGAATATCAACACAATGTTACGGTTGATGATGTCGTCGGCATTGCACAGCACAGACAGGGCTTTTTACAAATAGAGCAGCCGTCTGGCAGTAGTGAGCTAAAACAGGCGTTAGCTAGTCAATCCAATCTAGGTATGAACCAGTTAGGATGTAAGACTTGGATCAGTAACCAAGAGCGCCAAGGGTTGTTGGCACGTCTTCATTTTGGTTTTGACCAACACAACTTAACGCCGATGGGCAGCCAAGCTTTGAGCCAACTAGCAAGCGAGTTAAAGACTAACGGTAGTGCGATTACGGTGGATGGCCACACTGATAGCACTGGCGAAGCAGGTTACAACCAAGCATTGGGGCTACAAAGAGCACTGACTACGTCGGACGGTTTAATCGCGGATGGTGTCGAGAAAAATCGTCTTGTGACTCGTTCGTTTGGTGAGAGTAAGCCTATTGCCTCCAACGCAACTTCAGAGGGTAGAGCCAGTAATCGACGCTCGGAAATCTGGGCCTCTTCGAACGATGTCACTGAATTAGAAAATTAAGATGCACTCAAAGGCATCTGCTTGCTAGCCAATACGGTACTGCCGATAGAATAAGTGGTAGGGCTTGGTTGTTGCTTAATGCTTAGTGCTTAGTGCTCAGCAATAACCGCCCTAAATTATTGCTCTTGGAATTTTTGTTACAACGTATACTAATGAATATTCAATTAAGTTTAACTATCTAATACTAAAGAAATATTAATGCTTTTTGATAAGATCTCTTCTGAAGGGATGCAAAGAAATATCGATGTCGATACTTGGATATCTATATTGGATAACATACGAGACATAATGGATGCATCGAATGCAGGCATCATCATGATCTCTGATTTGAGTTGCTCTGGTTCTGAGAGTGTGTGGAGCTCCTCAAACGTATCGTGCAACCAGCACAAGAGCAGGATTAGCTGTTTTTGTGAATATGTGCATAACGAAAATCGCACGGTTTATTTGAGTGGTCACGCTGGTGGAGAATCCGTTTCGGCAAAGGGAGCGGATGCCTATAAGTCTTTTTGCGGCGTCCCGGTAAGAGATATCGATGACGAAGTGTTTGCGGTGCTCTTGGTGTTTGATTTAAGCCCAACAACGTATACAGAAAGCCAAGTTAACTTGATTGAAAACATATCGACTCTATTGCGTTCTGAAATCTTATTAAAAGAAGAGAGCCGGATTTTATACAAAAATAGTCATTTTGATATCATGACTACGCTCCTTAATCGAAGGGGCTTTTTCCATGAATTCAACAAAGCAAACATCAGCGATGGCGAGATCGTTTGTTTGTATTTCGATTTAGATAATTTGAAATACATCAATGATACCTATGGTCACTTCAAAGGTGATGACTATATCTCTGGTTTTGCGTCATGCATAAAAAACAATTCAAAGTACAACATCATATCGGCTAGAGTCGGTGGTGATGAGTTTATCGTTGTCATACATTCAGAAGAGGCTGGCTATGCTTCTGAGTTGGTTAGTAAAATTCACGCTGAATTTGATGATTTCATTGAAGGCTTTCGTTGCGATGATGAGGTTTCCCTCGGCTTTTCATATGGTTTTGGTACGGCGGATTCTCGAAGTTTCAATATCATTAATCTAATCAAGTCGTCCGATGAAAACATGTACCTCAACAAGAAGAACAAGATTTAGCTGTTCGTGACAGGCGTAAAAAGCCCACTAGTGTGGGCTTGGATGTAGATGTAGATGTAGATGGTTTAGCTTTCTAAACTAAGATCGAATGATCATTTGCTCGCGCTCAGGACCTACCGATACCATTACAATTGGCACACCCATCAATTCTTCGATACGAGTTACGTAATCTTGTGCTGCTTGAGGAAGGCTCTCAAAGGTACGGCAGCCAGTGATGTCTTCATTCCAGCCAGCCATATCTTCATACACAGGCTTTAGTTCAGCTGTTTGTGGCCAAATTGGGTTCTCAGTGTGTTCACCTGAGTAAGCCGTACAAATCTTAAGTTCAGATAAACCAGACAGACAGTCAATCTTAGTCAGTGCGATTTCAGTCGCGGCTTGCAGGTCAACACCGTTGCGAGTTGCTACCGCGTCGAAGTAACCCATATCACGCGGACGACCCGTTGTTGCACCGTATTCGTTAGAGCTTTCGCGGAAGCTGTCTTGTTCTTCCATTGCAGTCACAAGGGTGCCAGTACCAACAGACGAGCTGAACGATTTAGCAACAGCAATAATGCGTTCAGGGCGAAGGGCAGGTAAGCCACTACCGATACCTGCGTAAGCTGCAGTTACATTAGAAGAGGTCGTCCAAGGGTATTCACCGTAGACAAGGTCACGGCCTGCACCAAGTTGAGCTTCAAACAGTAGGTTCGCGTCTTGTGATTGCAGTGCTTTAAGCGGCTCAGTCACGTTGCAAATGAATGGGCGCCAAGCTTTAGTCACTTCAAGTAGCCACTCTGTCATTTCAGAAGCAGTCTGAGTGAAATCACATTGAGGGTATAGAGCCTTCAGTTGAGGCATCTTCCAATCAAGTAGGAATTGAATGCGCTGCTCTAAGATCTCAGGCTGATTCAACCAACCCACAAGAATACCTTTCTTCATCACACGGTCGCCGTACGCTGGCGCAATGCCTTGTCGTGTTGAACCGTAAGCGCCGTCACCCAAACGCTCTTCTTCAAGCGTATCTTCAAGGGCGTGTAAAGGCAGACACAGTGTCGCGCGGTCTGAAATCACCATTTTAACTTTGATACCAGCCGCTTGTACTTCTGCAATCTCTTGAGTTAGCGCAGCAGCGCTGATCACCATGCCAGGGCCAAGAACCGCTGTACAATCAGGATTAAAAATACCACTTGGTAGTTGGTGCAGTTTGAACGTACCGAAGTCGTTTACTACGGTATGGCCAGCATTGTTTCCGCCTTGAAAGCGAATGCTAGCAGAAGCTTGGTCTGCTAAAAAATCAACGATACGGCCTTTGCCTTCGTCGCCCCAGTTTGCGCCTACAACAACAATAGATGGCATAATTTTTCTCCTGACTGATTGAGAAATTATGTTAGTCCTGCAAAGTGGATAAGAGAAATTAATTATCTTTATTATCTTGATAAGGATTTCATATATCCTTAAAGTCTTAACCCATAAGCGAGATTCCCTATCACGTTCGTTCCTCACTGTAGGGAATGACGATGTAGGTGCATCCCTCACTTTAGAGGATGATGTAAGTGACAAGAAAGAGGACATGATGCTTGATATCAATTTGTTGAAAACGTTTGTGACGCTAGCGGAATACAAGCATTTCGGGAAAGCGGCAAACGCACTGCATATGACACAGCCCAATGTGAGCTTGCATCTAAAGCAGTTAGAACAACAAACACGCATAAAGTTGATAGAGCGAAGCCCGTTTCAACTGACTCAAGCTGGCGAAAGGCTATTAGAGACAAGCCAAAGAACGTTACTCGAACTGCAGATTTGCCAGGCCGATCTAAATGCGATTAACGACCTTAAAATAGGGACGTTAACCATCGCTGTGAGTGACATCATTTCTCGATTCTTGCTGATTCGTCCCTTCCAGAAATTCAAAGCGGAATATCCGGGTATCGACCTAACTTTGCTGAATACCACGTCATCTCAGGCATCGAGTTTAGTTAAGAATGCTCAGGCGGATCTTGGCTTCGTTATTGCCAAAGAACAACACAATGAGTCACTCTATTTCACCAAGCTGCAAGAGCTCTCATGGTGTGCACTTGGTAATGGTTTGGATATCCAAAGCGCAAATAATTCGATAGAAAGCGAGTCTGAAGATGAAGGTGTCGATACAGAACTCACCTTAATCCTACTAGGTCATGATACGAGAACCCGTGACTTCATCGATGAAGGTTTACCAAGTTTGAATCTACCCAATCATAGGGTCATGGAAGTAGGGAGTGTAGACGCTCAAATTGACTGGGCAGAAGCAGGTTTTGGGGTGGCAATCATTCCTGAGTTTGCAATATCAACCAAGCAGCACCTGAAATCGAAGGTGACACCATTAATCAATTTCTCAAGCACAAGTCTTGGTTATATTGTTAGGCAGAATCAAGTGTTGTCTAAAGCGACCAAGCAGTTATTGGGTTGGGTAAATGATGAGATTACTCTGTTGCAAAACCAATAACGCCATCTGATCTATCTAAGCCCACCTCGTGTGGGCTTTTTTGTGTCTGCAAAGCGCAGCTGTTTCTCCCCCCAATAGGCTATCGAGCTAATTAGAGCTCCCCATCCATTATTACTCATCCAAATCAGAGCCTTAAAATTCATCGTTGACAATGTTTGATAATCAAACTAAATTCCATTTATTGATTTGATAGTCAAACTACTTGTTAGTCAAAGCACTTTTTTGAGCAAGATCGATAAGTAACGACTCCTAACATTGAACATACGAGCTAAGGACGCCATTTTGAGTTTTCCAACACGTCATCAACACAATTTCTCTTCACACAATCAACAAGGTGAAAAGCGTACTTTCTACGTTCTCTTGTTAACTATTATCACCATGGTTGTCGAGATCGTGGCCGGTACGATTTACGGTTCTATGGCGTTACTTTCCGATGGTTGGCACATGGGAACGCATGCTGCAGCGTTTGGTATCACCTTGTTTGCCTACCGTTATGCGAAGAAGCATGCCGACAGTGAACGTTTCTCTTTCGGTACTGGCAAAGTCAGTGTGCTAGGGGGCTACACCAGCGCGATTGCATTGGGTATTGTGGCGTTGTTGATGCTGGTGGAGTCAGTACATCGCTTGTTTAACCCACAAGCGATTCAGTTTAACGAAGCGATTATCGTTGCGTGTATTGGTTTGACGGTGAATGTTGTGAGTATGTTTTTGCTAGGGAATCATCATCATGACCACGGACACGATCATGGACACTCTCATTCCGAACATAAGGGACATAGCCATCAACATGGTGAGCATCAAGAACACGCAGAGCACAAAGGACATCATCACGATCACAACTTACGAGCGGCTTACATGCACGTCTTGGCCGATACATTGACGTCTCTGCTGGCGATCGTGGCACTGTTGTTTGGTAAGTTTTACGGTTGGAACTGGTTAGATGCAGCTATGGGCATGGTTGGCGCTGTGGTGATTGCGAAATGGACCATGAACCTAATGAAGCAGACAAGTCCAATCTTGCTCGATCAGAATATCGACGATGAGTACCGTAACGGCATAACTCAAGCTTTAGCGCCTTATGCGGCCGTAACCGACTTACACATGTGGAAGGTGAGCGGGCATCACTACTCAGCGGCGATTACTCTTGAATCAAACAGTGATAAAAGCGTCTCTGAATATAAACAAATGCTCGCCAAGTTTGATAAGATTAACCATCTTACTCTTGAAGTGCACTCAAACAGCCATGCGAAATATAGAACAGCTTAATCAAATACTGACTGAGTTCTACGATAAAATGTCTTCGTGGGAGCAATCTGTTGTCAAAGAAACGGGTTACTCCTTAGCGCAAGTACATACCATCGAAGTGCTTGGTATGCATGGTGCGTTAAGAATGAAAGAACTGGCAGAGAAGCTTGGCATTACTACTGGCACGCTCACCGTTCAAATTGAAAAGTTAGTTAAGGCAGAGTTGATTGAGCGCCATGAACACCCAACGGATCGTCGTGCGATTGTAGTGGCCTTGACCGATGAAGGTCAGAAGATCCATGTTCACCACAACCAACTTCACTTGAACCTAGTTAATGAACTAACGCAAGACATCGAAGAAGATGAGAAAGCCGTATTGTTGAAATGCCTGACTAAGATGGTTAAAGCGTTTTAGTTTTAGTAGAAAGCTGAATCAACAATCAACAATCAACAATCACTAATCACTAATCACCG is a genomic window of Vibrio sp. FE10 containing:
- a CDS encoding AAA family ATPase; protein product: MFDLTKALTTKAKPVQTGTTGVAGCTLFYQSQECLDLVQEVFRFEGWNDPACVKAKAGLTKLTEQQSSHIVILELNESTNVVEDAKSFASKLPTHKGVVVIGKEDAISTLRSLKDMGFYYVFWPVNKQEFADFLNHVSKNLKTFSGVSQKRKAKRVAIVGSKGGVGASFLATELSSLLSTQGSDTILVDHQYADTNIDVLLGLKDFKPRTIDEFTAPLHEMDEEGALSYLINARKNLRLLAIDGDMSQIDVLNYNQTLCELLARNTNFIIEDFSGGVDFKVEPQLLVENFDVVVLVLDASVSSVRSAKRLYEKVSNLQLSLSSRTRLITVVNYHRPESAYVLQKPDLIKYLGTNVDLEVDYCKALAHIIIDGKRGHKHDRHISRSMEQLVKLINGQPMDQKGMNSWLKKVRAK
- a CDS encoding CpaF family protein, with protein sequence MSSNKDLYLAFRGQIFEALDAEAVQKMSRRDLESQIQAAVDLLANSYQRPITSMMKSGLVKSLIDELFGLGPLQPLVEDQSISDIMVNGPNNIFFERHGKVKKSEVSFVNEEQLLAIAKRIASRVGRRVDELSPTVDARLEDGSRVNIVIPPISLDGTSISIRKFREQNIGFEDLIGFGSMSPDMARVLMIASRCRINVLISGGTGSGKTTLLNALSQYIAEDERIVTIEDAAELRLQQPNLVRLETRTSSVEQTGAVTQRELVINALRMRPDRIILGECRGSEAFEMLQAMNTGHDGSMSTLHANTPRDAIARVESMVMMANLNQPLDAIRRTIVSAVQMIVQVNRLRDGSRKITSISEIVGLEGDSVVMEEIYRFRYDDAHYGETVKGEFVTDGIMQRSELVKKAQFFGLYEELKASFKGA
- a CDS encoding type II secretion system F family protein gives rise to the protein MLWLSLILFAFVLLLIRDSKVKKVNQFFNIEEVEAENFNAINVKSLVRKQNWQKLKESVSPTLMVLGPRSSLYIALYITGSIIASWYIVVELLSITNTWFVLGSSMVFTLCGYRFLVTRRRREFENTFPDALNILMSAVTAGDSLMQAIGYVGDVMHNPIGREFKLMGDRLKLGESPEVVLKRSCKNYPYPEFLFFTVTIRANIARGGQLKGVLARLIRVLVDSRTLEKKKMAMTSEARISAKIVAAIPLIFMLILNYVNPDNVEFVLYDPEGRLVLFYVLGSELFGLFLVWLLVRGVRA
- a CDS encoding type II secretion system F family protein produces the protein MMLLASLIVLFFSLLFLIVDSIRKEQRHKKVALYIGDNSARAPSRVNRFFVRFGKEHRQELEQKMIEAGYYNTDWAKFYFPAKLLVLALVSGLVLLGDMTSTNKLIVVIFSLIGVIVVPDTMLQMRRKMLISRTSAQLPYLLDMMSVCVQTGMTIEAALVYLGKELAEFDSDLCYQIKRTSDSAKIHGLEKALNDLSERIPTPPVRSFVLTIIQNLQYGTSVAQVLSDLAEDMRKVQILTVEEKVGKLSAKMSVPLILFIMFPIVILILAPSIMQMTLNI
- a CDS encoding tetratricopeptide repeat protein, whose protein sequence is MSVLAGCQSAPSPQDLQLGNVTSMEKVKNYDGLISYYKSELEQGSEDPEVKEKLAWAYFHKGDIESADFYVQHLQQEGFENPNLYQLEGQVFDARNDVESAIAAYMASVDAGNTTGQIHVLLGVSYTKVGRFNEAYQELNRARLRGYDDVVVKNNIAMIQMANGEYQQAIETLAPVLKEDPANKIVKANLAIALMKTQQIDSAKKLLKGDFSAEEIQSIAAELTQLGVNDEAS
- a CDS encoding TadE/TadG family type IV pilus assembly protein, which codes for MKRLNRQKGVTAIEFVLGALVLFFATFAIFESSYQIYVVNMTEYSLRETIRNTKIYEGEGINEQYETKFKSLIEDDDNLWSFLIDSSRFSIEGQYFKTYDDFIANRGHSDQGLNFNYDLAEITVTYRYTPVIKLAGAADRDISSTMVLNLEHEGWEDDAP
- the tadF gene encoding tight adherence pilus pseudopilin TadF; protein product: MRRKQRVSYAIRQQGSFTVELLFILVALWGVYLFGADLSHQLLMRAKLDRSSFALVNVIKERTRYFEADVLAGQNLPVTNSELEDMAKVASRMLNTPVDNVAIKIESLTNKVNVAEFSTSKYRSLNCQTDSILEHADLAPIEKGVVYPLYRISLCEEQSSWFKPFFNSGTSTTVKIGSSSIMPGR